Proteins encoded in a region of the Paenibacillus pedocola genome:
- a CDS encoding MFS transporter, protein MNATKHKGLALLILAVSQLVMALDYTIIFVAMPSLGSDLGFSANHLQWVVSAYSLAFGGFLLIGGRLSDLMGRRRMFIIAMALFGLGSLMGGLAESQLMLIAARGLQGLGGALLSPATLSLIMSNFNEGPERNRAMGIWASMGGVGMSLGLLLGGALTSYVGWEATFLVNVPISLLAVILAPFVLTESKAPAGAKHYDAAGTLSVTAGLLSVVYYLIQAPVEGWVSASVLPFALTGVLLLAAFIAIEKRTKEPLISFRMFRGRNLTGAALTAFLFSASFGSLYYFLTLYTQDVLHYSAIQSGFSFLPLTLSAFVGAKLINTMLAKVGVAGTIAAGMGLGAAGFLMLTGLSASGSAWSIIPGTVIIGIGQALVFTTMFIAGSAGIEPNEQGIASALISTGQQIGGAIGLAVIMAIISASLGTGSTLEHLQPAALNSAIHTAFLISAATTLLGILVAFLALKQPKPKLDEIKVTAAH, encoded by the coding sequence ATGAACGCAACAAAACACAAAGGATTAGCGCTATTAATATTGGCGGTCTCGCAGCTGGTCATGGCACTGGATTATACCATTATTTTCGTGGCAATGCCGTCTCTGGGAAGTGACCTCGGATTTTCAGCGAATCATCTCCAGTGGGTGGTCAGTGCGTATTCCCTTGCTTTCGGGGGGTTCCTGCTGATCGGCGGGCGTTTATCTGATTTGATGGGGAGAAGACGCATGTTTATAATCGCGATGGCGCTCTTCGGACTCGGCTCACTCATGGGCGGATTAGCAGAGTCGCAGCTTATGTTAATCGCGGCTAGAGGACTGCAAGGACTAGGCGGGGCGCTGCTGTCGCCGGCTACCTTATCGCTTATTATGTCGAACTTCAACGAGGGGCCGGAACGTAACCGTGCGATGGGCATCTGGGCATCCATGGGCGGTGTCGGCATGTCGCTTGGCCTGCTGCTTGGAGGGGCTCTAACGAGCTACGTCGGATGGGAGGCGACCTTCCTGGTGAATGTGCCGATTTCACTTCTAGCTGTTATTCTCGCACCATTCGTACTGACTGAAAGCAAGGCACCGGCAGGCGCCAAGCATTATGATGCGGCTGGTACACTATCGGTAACTGCTGGTCTGCTAAGTGTTGTCTATTATCTGATTCAAGCACCGGTCGAAGGCTGGGTCAGCGCATCGGTACTTCCTTTCGCTTTGACCGGCGTGCTCCTGCTGGCTGCTTTCATAGCCATTGAGAAAAGAACAAAGGAGCCGCTGATTTCCTTCCGTATGTTCCGGGGCCGTAATCTTACGGGCGCTGCACTGACAGCGTTTCTGTTCTCGGCTTCATTCGGCTCGCTGTATTACTTCCTGACGCTGTATACGCAAGATGTGCTGCACTATTCGGCTATCCAATCGGGCTTTAGCTTCCTGCCGCTTACACTGAGTGCCTTCGTCGGCGCCAAACTCATCAATACCATGCTCGCAAAGGTCGGCGTGGCTGGTACAATCGCCGCAGGCATGGGGCTTGGAGCCGCCGGGTTCCTGATGCTGACGGGATTGTCTGCGAGCGGATCAGCTTGGAGTATCATTCCGGGTACGGTGATCATCGGCATTGGTCAGGCGCTAGTCTTTACGACGATGTTCATCGCGGGCAGCGCTGGCATTGAGCCGAACGAGCAAGGCATCGCTTCCGCACTCATCTCGACAGGTCAGCAAATCGGCGGAGCTATCGGTTTAGCGGTGATTATGGCAATTATTTCGGCAAGCCTGGGAACGGGGTCAACTCTCGAACACCTGCAGCCGGCTGCTCTCAACTCCGCGATCCATACAGCGTTCCTGATCTCCGCTGCGACCACGCTGCTCGGCATTCTGGTAGCCTTCCTGGCCCTGAAGCAGCCAAAGCCGAAGTTGGATGAGATCAAGGTCACGGCAGCTCATTAA
- a CDS encoding TetR/AcrR family transcriptional regulator — protein sequence MARNKEFDTNLVLHKAMEVFGHYGYEGTSMQLLLEGLGIARQSLYDTYGTKRDLFLKAVNHYVNEKSSAVVAYLAETASVKTAISDIFEAIGETLRDEQRRKECFILYSAIDQVPHDPEIAVLFNEDKKRLEQALYDALVRGVQQGEFSANRDLQALARYLYHARYGLTQAAKLSDDPLVIEQITKVTLSVLDQE from the coding sequence ATGGCAAGAAACAAAGAATTCGATACCAATCTTGTGCTGCATAAAGCGATGGAGGTGTTCGGGCATTATGGCTATGAAGGAACCTCCATGCAGCTTTTGCTCGAGGGTCTCGGCATTGCCCGCCAAAGTCTGTACGATACGTATGGCACGAAACGGGACCTTTTCCTAAAAGCAGTTAATCATTATGTGAATGAAAAGTCCTCTGCGGTAGTCGCTTATTTGGCAGAGACGGCGTCTGTGAAGACAGCAATTTCGGATATATTCGAGGCTATCGGTGAGACGCTCAGAGACGAGCAGCGCCGCAAGGAGTGCTTCATTCTCTATAGCGCTATTGACCAGGTCCCGCATGACCCCGAAATTGCCGTGCTGTTCAATGAGGATAAAAAACGGCTGGAGCAGGCACTTTACGATGCTCTGGTTCGGGGAGTGCAGCAGGGCGAGTTCAGCGCCAACCGGGATTTGCAGGCGCTGGCCCGGTATTTGTACCATGCACGCTACGGGCTTACACAAGCGGCCAAATTGTCGGATGATCCGCTCGTCATCGAGCAAATTACCAAGGTTACGTTATCTGTGCTGGACCAAGAATGA
- a CDS encoding nuclear transport factor 2 family protein yields the protein MMTNQTVTQEAVRERAQEAFRNHLKHLSGGDIKAWVDLWDENGLLEFPYGPAGFPDQKQGKAELYDYMQNFPKHFEVQFTDLVFHLTVDPELVIAEFKSAGKHRETGNPYNQTYISVVETKNGLITRYRDFWNPLVAIESIGSVNDVVRFSE from the coding sequence ATGATGACAAACCAAACCGTAACGCAAGAAGCAGTACGTGAAAGAGCACAAGAGGCCTTCCGCAATCATCTGAAGCATCTGTCCGGCGGCGACATTAAGGCATGGGTTGACCTGTGGGATGAGAATGGCCTGCTCGAGTTCCCATACGGACCGGCAGGGTTCCCGGATCAAAAGCAAGGCAAGGCCGAGCTTTATGACTACATGCAGAACTTCCCGAAACATTTTGAGGTCCAGTTCACTGATCTTGTCTTCCATCTGACGGTGGACCCGGAGCTCGTTATTGCAGAGTTCAAGTCTGCCGGAAAGCACCGGGAAACAGGCAATCCTTACAACCAAACATACATCAGTGTCGTAGAGACCAAGAATGGTCTAATCACACGTTACCGCGACTTCTGGAATCCGCTGGTGGCGATCGAGTCCATCGGTAGTGTTAATGACGTTGTACGCTTCTCGGAGTAA
- a CDS encoding alpha-L-rhamnosidase-related protein has protein sequence MTQAMQRQEAVTIHKNEVFAAVAGQLKPRLIYRQCSPRQIVHVIKNEHIIHGWQAEALRNAEDLAALSFGKGEEVIVDFGEHLVGNLAIRIVPVGSPPDAPLHLQITLGEMPVEMAEPFSEYNGWLSSSWLQEERVHLDVLPSALNLERRYSFRYLKLKVLDTSPKYKVSFAEISCTAVTSADRSALSAFTHADPELQAIDEVSVKTLEECMQEVFEDGPKRDRRLWLGDLRLQALANYETFSGNELVKRCLYLFAAYPDERGRITANLFMKPQVIADDTYLYDYSLFFVATLHDYFLATEDRSTLEELWPSAYRQIELGLERLDERGIVTDDESWWSFIDWHPQLNKQAPSQAILIYNLKRALNLASLLGDERKDKLEQVTGTLTQAAMEHLWDPESGYFISGSDRQVSYASQIWMVLAGVPVPEHGRELMLKLLDDNSAIPMSTPYMVHHFIEALIQVGERESAIREMKKYWGQMIKDGADTFWELYDPNDKSFSPYGSPLINSYCHAWSCTPTYLIRKYKL, from the coding sequence ATGACACAAGCTATGCAGCGTCAGGAAGCAGTAACCATTCATAAAAACGAGGTATTTGCCGCAGTCGCCGGGCAGCTGAAACCCCGGCTTATTTACCGGCAGTGCAGCCCAAGGCAGATTGTGCATGTGATTAAGAATGAACATATAATCCATGGCTGGCAGGCAGAAGCGTTGAGGAACGCAGAAGACCTTGCAGCTCTTTCGTTCGGCAAAGGTGAAGAGGTTATTGTAGATTTCGGAGAACATCTGGTCGGAAATCTGGCCATCCGGATCGTTCCCGTGGGGAGCCCGCCGGATGCACCGCTTCATTTGCAAATCACTCTGGGCGAAATGCCCGTTGAGATGGCAGAACCGTTCTCCGAATATAACGGATGGCTCAGCAGCTCCTGGCTGCAGGAGGAGCGTGTTCATCTCGATGTGCTGCCAAGCGCGCTGAACCTGGAGCGGCGATACAGCTTCAGGTATCTCAAGCTGAAGGTGCTCGATACCTCGCCAAAGTACAAGGTATCCTTTGCAGAGATCAGCTGCACGGCGGTAACCTCGGCTGACCGCTCTGCTCTGTCTGCGTTCACACATGCGGACCCGGAGCTGCAGGCGATAGATGAAGTCAGCGTAAAGACGCTGGAGGAGTGCATGCAGGAGGTATTCGAAGACGGCCCCAAGCGGGACCGCAGATTATGGCTCGGAGATCTGCGGCTGCAGGCGCTCGCCAATTATGAGACGTTCTCAGGCAATGAGCTGGTGAAACGCTGCCTGTATCTGTTCGCGGCTTATCCGGATGAGCGGGGCAGAATCACAGCCAATTTGTTCATGAAGCCGCAGGTGATAGCGGACGATACGTATCTCTATGATTATTCGCTCTTTTTTGTCGCTACGCTGCATGATTATTTCCTCGCTACGGAGGACCGGAGCACACTTGAAGAGCTGTGGCCGTCCGCTTACCGGCAGATTGAGCTGGGGCTTGAGCGGCTTGACGAGCGCGGGATCGTAACCGATGACGAGAGCTGGTGGTCCTTCATTGACTGGCATCCCCAATTGAACAAGCAGGCTCCTTCCCAAGCGATCTTAATTTATAATTTGAAGCGTGCACTGAATTTGGCCAGCCTGCTCGGAGATGAAAGAAAGGATAAGCTGGAGCAGGTGACCGGAACGCTTACGCAAGCTGCAATGGAACATTTATGGGATCCTGAGTCCGGCTATTTCATCAGCGGCAGCGATAGACAGGTATCGTATGCGTCCCAAATCTGGATGGTGCTGGCTGGAGTACCGGTACCGGAGCACGGGAGGGAGCTTATGCTGAAACTGCTGGATGACAATTCTGCTATTCCGATGTCTACACCATATATGGTACATCACTTTATCGAGGCGCTGATCCAGGTCGGCGAGAGGGAATCAGCCATCCGGGAGATGAAGAAGTATTGGGGGCAAATGATTAAAGACGGAGCGGATACGTTCTGGGAGCTGTATGATCCCAATGATAAGAGCTTTTCCCCTTATGGCAGCCCTCTGATCAACAGTTATTGTCATGCCTGGAGCTGTACACCAACTTATCTAATCCGTAAATATAAGTTATAG
- a CDS encoding AraC family transcriptional regulator, with amino-acid sequence MDHAELEQFLRRHNDIEAKQRLTRRNIEEFGGKELALPEGERVPRLPEHLFFSQGDYHISKHHRYAAMPEHTHAFIELNYMYSGRCQQTIGGSGVELTQGQICLLDTDVPHSISSLDEDDILINILMRKETLNAAFLTRLGVDGKLTDFLVNAQSPSAAHNRYLVFRSENCLNLHHTLASLMCEYYDPREFSADMIGGYMVIVFTELMRVLKQDPALNGLPFTNRADLLEILQYLECHFQDCSLKDLAAHFNFNPNYLGNLLKKSTGKTFGELVQEHRMAYAALLLSSSDRPIGEIAGECGYESLSFFYKKFAERYGLTPLLYRKKNKTT; translated from the coding sequence ATGGATCATGCGGAGCTTGAACAGTTTCTTCGCCGCCATAATGACATAGAAGCCAAGCAGCGGCTCACCCGCCGCAACATTGAGGAATTCGGCGGCAAAGAGTTGGCCCTGCCTGAGGGGGAACGGGTACCGCGTCTGCCGGAACACCTCTTTTTCAGCCAAGGCGATTATCATATCAGCAAGCACCACAGATATGCAGCCATGCCGGAGCACACCCATGCATTTATCGAGCTCAATTATATGTATTCCGGGCGTTGCCAGCAGACTATAGGCGGGTCCGGCGTTGAGCTGACTCAAGGCCAGATATGCCTGCTTGATACAGATGTCCCCCATTCGATTTCCAGCCTGGATGAGGATGACATTCTAATCAATATTCTCATGCGCAAGGAAACGCTTAACGCAGCCTTTCTGACCCGCCTGGGGGTTGACGGCAAATTAACCGATTTTCTGGTCAACGCCCAGTCTCCCTCCGCTGCCCATAACCGGTATCTGGTCTTCCGGTCGGAGAATTGTCTGAATCTTCACCATACCCTCGCCAGCCTAATGTGTGAGTATTACGATCCCCGGGAGTTCTCTGCGGATATGATAGGCGGCTATATGGTCATCGTGTTCACAGAGCTTATGCGGGTGCTGAAGCAGGACCCTGCCCTAAACGGGCTTCCTTTTACGAACAGGGCCGATCTGCTGGAAATCCTGCAATATCTGGAGTGCCATTTCCAGGATTGCTCCCTGAAGGATCTGGCTGCACACTTTAATTTCAATCCAAACTATCTGGGGAATCTGCTGAAGAAAAGCACCGGCAAGACCTTTGGTGAGCTGGTACAGGAACACCGTATGGCTTATGCCGCTCTCCTGCTCTCCAGCAGCGACCGCCCCATCGGAGAGATTGCCGGCGAATGCGGCTATGAGAGCCTGAGTTTCTTTTACAAAAAATTCGCCGAGCGCTACGGGCTAACCCCCCTGCTCTACCGCAAAAAAAATAAAACAACCTGA
- a CDS encoding response regulator transcription factor codes for MYKFIIVDDEPLIRQGLLKKIRGVTEELSFCGEADNGEDALELVRTADPHLIFTDMRMPVMDGKSLLRQLQSQYPDKKIIVISGYSDFEYMQEAISARVVHYLLKPFSKEEILGAISKAVTAIESEQSAKAETQNITREAEQLSLLGDMHALLQYVAGFYPAQNPPVFRSAPMRNLMSSSRMVLLTLYNPEELAAQEPALERTHLFLPHPQSRKLAFSLQLCDASLKDSEVLELAATEARKLIAGTGPQACIGISGVKSNVTELQQAREESMSALNCRAIADQGQFFHYHPGSYQAGPVMWEGSGDLLFFIESGNTEKVTELVLDYFEYYRGQPAATIHQLKENCRYLIAEVKALVSAYFPTQGGQHPSSSLEAVLGISFDAEEIRHYFLTVLTSIAELLKEQSVYSSPNVIDNVKVYIRKNISSPVTLEHLSSLFYISPSYLSFLFKDKTGENLIDYVNKERIERAKLLLRTSDDKIYKIAKALGIDNAKYFFRLFKKMTGYTPEEYRKQCDSGKGGGADGSCGA; via the coding sequence ATGTACAAATTCATCATTGTTGACGATGAGCCATTGATCCGCCAGGGTCTGCTGAAAAAGATCCGCGGTGTGACTGAGGAGCTCAGCTTCTGCGGGGAAGCGGACAACGGCGAGGATGCCCTGGAACTTGTCCGCACGGCGGATCCGCACCTGATCTTCACGGATATGCGGATGCCGGTGATGGACGGGAAATCACTGCTTAGGCAGCTGCAAAGTCAATATCCCGATAAAAAGATCATCGTCATCAGCGGTTACTCGGATTTTGAATATATGCAGGAGGCCATCTCCGCCCGGGTAGTCCACTATCTGCTGAAACCGTTCAGTAAGGAAGAAATTTTAGGCGCGATCTCCAAAGCGGTAACCGCCATCGAAAGTGAGCAGTCTGCCAAGGCGGAGACTCAGAATATTACCAGGGAAGCTGAACAGTTAAGTCTTCTTGGAGATATGCATGCCCTGCTGCAATATGTTGCCGGGTTCTATCCTGCTCAGAACCCCCCTGTATTCCGGTCTGCTCCCATGCGAAATCTGATGTCTTCCAGCAGAATGGTGTTGCTGACCCTTTATAATCCTGAAGAGTTAGCTGCCCAGGAACCTGCCTTAGAGAGAACACATCTGTTTCTTCCCCACCCTCAGAGCAGGAAGCTGGCTTTTTCCCTCCAGCTGTGCGACGCTTCGCTTAAGGACAGCGAGGTACTGGAACTGGCTGCTACCGAAGCCCGGAAGTTAATTGCCGGAACGGGGCCGCAGGCCTGCATCGGAATCAGCGGTGTGAAAAGCAATGTAACGGAGCTGCAGCAGGCCCGGGAAGAGTCCATGTCTGCCTTGAACTGCCGCGCTATCGCCGACCAGGGCCAATTTTTCCATTACCATCCGGGGAGTTACCAGGCTGGACCTGTGATGTGGGAGGGAAGCGGCGACCTGCTCTTCTTCATTGAGTCGGGCAACACGGAGAAAGTAACGGAACTGGTTCTCGATTATTTTGAGTATTACCGCGGGCAGCCTGCGGCGACAATTCACCAGCTCAAAGAGAACTGCCGGTATCTCATCGCTGAGGTCAAAGCTCTCGTATCTGCTTATTTCCCTACCCAGGGCGGGCAGCATCCGTCTTCAAGTCTGGAAGCGGTACTGGGCATTTCATTTGATGCGGAAGAAATCAGGCATTACTTCCTGACAGTACTCACCTCCATCGCAGAATTGCTGAAGGAGCAATCGGTCTATTCTTCTCCCAATGTCATCGACAATGTGAAGGTCTATATCCGCAAAAACATAAGCTCACCAGTAACATTAGAGCATCTGTCGAGCCTGTTCTATATCAGCCCGAGCTACCTCAGTTTTCTGTTCAAAGATAAAACCGGTGAGAATCTGATTGATTACGTCAACAAAGAGCGCATTGAGCGCGCTAAGCTGCTGCTGCGCACCAGTGACGATAAGATTTATAAGATCGCCAAAGCTCTCGGGATCGACAACGCCAAATACTTTTTCCGGCTGTTCAAAAAAATGACCGGTTACACACCCGAGGAGTATCGCAAGCAATGTGACAGCGGAAAGGGAGGCGGAGCGGATGGATCATGCGGAGCTTGA
- a CDS encoding sensor histidine kinase produces the protein MKFVSIKTKLFLALVLVSVIPIVIVTYNSYQSYTDLVNQQTSLVASNTVHNTVQGIEDIFGNIERISLTIQQQSSSATAYSTVSDELKKLAVTSDSYDIFIIQNKLKLIFENLLLSYDYINGIYLFSPDGKNISYGSTAELQVDYVPFQDDWYQKTIASKGQLYIGEPGVKPYIINSEPSILFSRALYDMKTQEFLGVFMLDCSLDIFKGLNQDAVPNMSYFVLANDEGNIIYDSTGKNIDTRLPETLTRRTMAMQSNELEFYSGDILTVIQRLPVYHWSVIANISLSELYEKYGISRKLIVYISLTCAVIFILLSVLLSNWITKPITHLAKIMRKNKSQKFITTDIEPQRVDEIGFLYMEYNKMMKDIDTFVREIYQNKILTMDSQMKALEAQINSHFLYNTLESINSIAEIEEVDSIAVMTKSLGDMFRYSIKTDSELVPARDELQHVDNYMSIQQIRYGSKIRYVKEIETAVLEAKILKLILQPLVENAVYHGLENKKGSGLLLLKGFLEPDTGRIIFEIHDDGIGISAERLREIQGLLEQPPEFLGLGHRSRQSIGIKNVHSRVALYYGSDFGLAIASEPDTGTTITLTLPSKNT, from the coding sequence ATGAAATTTGTCAGTATCAAAACAAAACTTTTTCTGGCGCTGGTCCTGGTCTCTGTGATTCCGATTGTGATCGTCACTTATAATTCCTATCAGAGCTATACCGATTTGGTCAACCAGCAAACCTCACTTGTCGCCTCCAACACCGTTCATAATACCGTTCAGGGCATTGAAGATATTTTCGGAAATATTGAACGCATCTCGCTAACTATTCAGCAGCAGTCCTCCAGTGCAACCGCATACAGTACAGTAAGCGATGAATTGAAGAAGCTGGCCGTCACCAGCGATTCCTACGACATTTTTATTATACAGAACAAGCTGAAGCTGATTTTCGAGAATTTGCTGCTCAGTTATGATTATATTAACGGGATTTATCTTTTCTCGCCTGACGGCAAAAACATCAGCTACGGCAGTACGGCTGAGCTTCAGGTTGACTACGTTCCGTTCCAGGACGACTGGTATCAGAAGACCATTGCCAGCAAAGGCCAGCTCTACATCGGCGAACCCGGCGTCAAGCCTTATATTATCAACTCTGAACCTTCTATACTCTTTTCCCGTGCACTCTACGATATGAAGACACAAGAGTTCCTTGGCGTATTCATGCTTGACTGCAGCCTGGATATCTTTAAGGGTCTCAATCAGGATGCCGTTCCCAATATGAGCTATTTTGTCCTGGCGAATGACGAAGGCAACATTATCTATGACAGCACCGGTAAAAACATCGACACCCGGTTGCCTGAAACCTTAACCCGCAGAACGATGGCCATGCAGAGTAATGAGCTGGAATTTTACAGCGGGGACATATTGACAGTAATCCAGCGGCTGCCGGTCTATCATTGGTCGGTCATCGCCAATATATCGCTGAGTGAACTGTATGAGAAATACGGGATATCCCGGAAGCTGATCGTTTATATTTCCCTTACCTGTGCCGTCATTTTCATTCTGCTCTCTGTCCTGCTCTCCAACTGGATTACTAAACCGATCACCCACCTTGCCAAAATCATGCGCAAAAATAAATCACAAAAGTTCATTACGACGGATATCGAGCCCCAGCGGGTGGACGAAATCGGCTTCTTGTATATGGAATACAACAAAATGATGAAGGACATCGACACCTTCGTCAGGGAAATCTACCAGAATAAAATCCTGACTATGGACTCACAGATGAAAGCGCTCGAAGCCCAGATTAACTCGCATTTTCTGTACAATACACTTGAATCCATCAACAGTATTGCCGAAATCGAGGAGGTAGACAGCATTGCGGTGATGACCAAATCCCTCGGGGATATGTTCCGTTACAGCATTAAAACCGACAGCGAGCTGGTGCCCGCCCGGGACGAGCTGCAGCATGTGGATAATTATATGTCCATCCAGCAGATCCGTTATGGCAGCAAAATCCGTTATGTCAAAGAGATAGAGACAGCTGTGCTGGAAGCAAAAATTCTCAAGCTGATTCTTCAGCCTTTAGTGGAAAATGCCGTCTACCACGGACTGGAGAACAAAAAAGGAAGCGGCTTACTCCTGCTGAAGGGTTTCCTGGAGCCTGATACCGGACGGATTATCTTTGAAATCCACGATGACGGGATCGGCATTTCCGCTGAGCGGCTGAGGGAAATTCAAGGGCTGCTGGAACAGCCGCCGGAGTTCCTGGGGCTGGGCCACCGGAGCAGGCAGAGCATCGGCATTAAAAATGTGCACTCCCGCGTCGCCCTGTACTACGGCTCTGATTTTGGCCTGGCCATTGCCAGCGAACCTGATACAGGCACGACTATCACCTTGACCCTCCCCTCCAAAAACACTTGA
- a CDS encoding ABC transporter substrate-binding protein, which produces MKTRTKKRTGAMLLALMFTLLAGCGSGNNGNTVANSGNATNAPEASAAADTAASTKNVTLTMMVSGTKAPDGQDFALDIMPKLVKEKFPNVTLETSKLPDEQYFTSIRTKLASGQGPDIFWVFPRNASLGVLDMAKAGYAADLSDLTFWDKISQGAKDDMSYEGKPYGIAGGLDYLGVYYNQELFKQAGITEMPQDWNSFLEACQKLKDAGITPISLADKDPWFLQFGMYQIAANVVYPDEMDFDSKLQAGEKSLTDPKWVDTISKMKELYDKGYVVKNSLGLGSAQAAQLFVDGKAGMIFDGTWDYATLTAKGAADFTRGFFSLPANEAGQPTYVSAATAAGFALNAKSENLDIAKEVMDYLFDGQSDLFKAWTESNNSISVYSGVPLNHDLFKEVNDSYLNNGKSVYFPNQMWPTGVAEEMEAKFAEIIGGRKTTPEKVTEAMDAKFKELWKN; this is translated from the coding sequence ATGAAAACGCGAACCAAAAAACGTACAGGAGCCATGCTGCTGGCGTTGATGTTTACTCTTCTAGCCGGCTGTGGATCAGGAAATAATGGTAATACGGTGGCTAACAGCGGCAACGCTACAAATGCCCCGGAAGCATCAGCCGCCGCGGACACAGCAGCCAGCACCAAAAATGTGACGCTCACGATGATGGTATCCGGCACCAAAGCCCCGGACGGGCAGGACTTTGCACTCGATATCATGCCTAAGCTCGTCAAGGAGAAATTCCCTAACGTTACCCTGGAAACCTCAAAGCTTCCGGATGAACAGTACTTCACTTCTATCCGTACCAAGCTTGCTTCAGGCCAAGGGCCGGATATCTTCTGGGTCTTCCCGAGAAATGCATCGCTTGGTGTGCTGGATATGGCCAAGGCAGGGTATGCCGCCGATCTGTCCGACCTGACCTTCTGGGATAAGATCAGCCAAGGTGCAAAGGATGATATGTCGTATGAGGGTAAGCCCTATGGGATCGCAGGCGGTCTGGATTACCTGGGTGTCTATTATAACCAGGAGTTGTTCAAGCAGGCAGGGATTACGGAGATGCCGCAGGATTGGAATTCGTTCCTGGAAGCCTGCCAGAAGCTGAAGGATGCGGGCATTACACCGATTTCACTGGCGGACAAGGACCCGTGGTTCCTGCAGTTCGGAATGTATCAAATCGCGGCGAATGTGGTCTACCCGGATGAAATGGATTTTGACAGCAAACTTCAAGCAGGAGAGAAATCGCTGACCGATCCGAAATGGGTCGATACCATCTCCAAAATGAAAGAATTGTACGACAAAGGGTATGTAGTTAAGAATTCACTGGGACTTGGAAGCGCCCAGGCCGCTCAGCTATTTGTTGACGGCAAAGCAGGGATGATATTTGACGGAACGTGGGATTATGCTACTTTAACGGCTAAGGGTGCAGCTGACTTTACCCGCGGATTCTTTTCCCTGCCGGCGAATGAAGCAGGCCAGCCGACCTATGTATCCGCTGCAACCGCTGCAGGATTCGCACTCAACGCCAAGTCGGAGAATCTGGATATTGCCAAGGAAGTAATGGATTATCTGTTCGACGGCCAGTCCGATCTGTTCAAGGCGTGGACCGAATCCAATAATTCGATCAGTGTATATAGTGGCGTGCCGCTGAACCATGATCTCTTCAAAGAGGTTAACGACTCCTATCTGAATAACGGCAAGTCCGTGTACTTCCCGAACCAGATGTGGCCAACCGGTGTAGCTGAAGAAATGGAAGCTAAGTTTGCTGAAATTATCGGTGGCCGCAAGACAACTCCGGAGAAGGTTACAGAGGCAATGGATGCGAAGTTCAAGGAATTGTGGAAGAACTAA
- a CDS encoding carbohydrate ABC transporter permease, with product MKSTVMKKTMYFFAVPALLFYLTFWIFPITKLFQYSVTDYNGYAQTFNYIGFDNYKDLFSGGTLGNSISNTLIYTVVSVVAGNLIGLGLALLLNMKIRGKGFYRSISYIPTLFSAIVVGFIWSYVYMPDSGMIATFLDKLGIPNDNLNFLGSYSTALYSIIFVEIWKNVGTTMIIFLAGLQTVPNDLLEAGRIDGCGGWKLLRYVKLPLLATSITINTTLSLINGLKAFDFPFIMTNGGPGTSTNTLIYSIYKMAFTEQMFGKASALGIISFVLIIAVTAVSVLLMNRKEVSA from the coding sequence ATGAAATCAACTGTAATGAAAAAAACGATGTATTTTTTCGCAGTACCGGCGCTGCTCTTTTATTTGACTTTCTGGATTTTTCCGATTACGAAGCTGTTTCAGTACAGCGTGACCGATTATAACGGGTATGCCCAAACCTTCAATTATATCGGCTTCGACAATTATAAGGATCTGTTTAGCGGAGGGACACTGGGCAACTCCATTAGCAATACGCTCATTTATACTGTAGTCAGTGTCGTGGCAGGCAACCTGATCGGACTCGGTCTGGCGCTGCTGCTGAACATGAAGATCCGGGGTAAAGGCTTCTACCGCTCCATTTCTTACATTCCAACCCTATTCAGTGCTATCGTAGTCGGCTTCATCTGGAGCTATGTCTATATGCCGGACAGCGGGATGATTGCTACATTCCTGGATAAACTCGGGATTCCGAACGATAACCTAAACTTCCTGGGCAGCTATTCTACAGCGCTGTATTCTATCATTTTCGTGGAGATCTGGAAAAACGTCGGCACCACGATGATTATCTTCCTGGCCGGGCTGCAGACGGTTCCGAATGATCTGCTGGAGGCTGGACGGATTGACGGCTGCGGCGGCTGGAAGCTGTTGCGGTATGTGAAGCTTCCGCTGCTCGCCACATCGATTACCATTAACACAACGCTAAGCCTGATCAACGGGCTGAAAGCCTTCGATTTCCCGTTTATTATGACCAATGGAGGTCCGGGAACTTCGACTAACACCCTGATTTATTCAATTTATAAAATGGCGTTTACGGAGCAGATGTTTGGCAAGGCTTCAGCGCTTGGTATCATTTCCTTCGTATTAATTATCGCAGTTACTGCTGTTTCGGTACTGCTGATGAATCGAAAAGAGGTGTCTGCATGA